Proteins from a genomic interval of Alteromonas macleodii ATCC 27126:
- a CDS encoding GGDEF domain-containing protein: protein MGREGFSTVRVLVCALLIAVHGAQVKTVEAFELFNTEIADVENLLNAKQYADADSKALLLLEQALQQQQMSADTFSALGLLLQNASRFEVSKAIFNAALERYTTDGELNKMASTLLQLATSERHLSNYSIALTYVRRAMSIAQIERNELLKAKLNLELGIIQQEQGEIETALEPLKQALRYFRENNMASEMSVTLLRIGEIYSLLNQATLAHTYYQDAFDSIEETQETRLLGVIKTRIGALSLKTGSVDQAIRAINEGLELLLSTFDVGAIAEAKMLLGRALVENGDTAKGRELLQEAMQFADSSGQAKLVKEGRLALAQAYMKEQSFELALEEARTGTIDARKNRDLRGQLSFLSLQLSAFVSLGEFKKALDIQSVMQQLREVLLDSENKSAIEGLQAEIELVRQSRTLEKLEESKQLALAQAERENLQTTLFWSISLAALLLTFLVWSRYKQRQQTIILRREVRQQTLNLQEKNQELERAYKTLEEVSLRDPLTGLYNRHYLESQLPGEIRRSQFSAKQSPSTGKTKQDLLCLLIDIDHFKRINDDYGHIAGDKVLSAFANVLKEVFRQTDLIIRWGGEEFLVVCRQSTREELPEVAERCREMVANTPFDIGLEKPINITCSIGFSLLPPDREEDFDTAWKRTFAVIDYALYATKLSGRNGWVGVIETLKTPREYPTPLDTKFNFPGSRIATSFNNVASIKWPETLEK, encoded by the coding sequence ATGGGCCGTGAAGGATTTAGCACAGTGCGCGTGCTGGTGTGTGCCCTGCTAATTGCTGTGCATGGCGCACAGGTAAAAACGGTAGAAGCGTTCGAGCTTTTCAATACCGAGATTGCTGATGTCGAGAACCTTTTAAATGCCAAGCAATATGCTGACGCCGATAGCAAGGCACTGTTGCTTTTAGAGCAAGCGCTACAACAGCAACAAATGTCTGCTGATACATTTTCTGCCCTCGGACTCTTACTTCAAAACGCATCGCGTTTTGAGGTGTCAAAAGCCATTTTTAATGCCGCCTTAGAGCGCTACACCACAGATGGTGAATTAAACAAAATGGCGTCAACGCTATTACAACTAGCCACCTCAGAAAGACACCTTTCAAATTATTCCATTGCACTGACTTATGTGCGTCGCGCTATGTCTATTGCTCAAATTGAGCGTAATGAATTACTTAAGGCTAAATTGAACCTTGAGCTAGGCATAATTCAACAAGAACAAGGCGAAATTGAAACCGCTTTGGAGCCGTTAAAGCAAGCGCTACGTTATTTTCGTGAAAATAACATGGCCAGTGAAATGAGTGTTACGTTGCTACGCATCGGTGAGATATACAGTTTGCTCAATCAAGCTACTTTGGCTCATACCTACTACCAAGACGCTTTCGACAGTATCGAGGAAACACAGGAGACCCGATTACTTGGTGTGATCAAAACTCGTATTGGTGCCCTATCTCTCAAAACAGGCTCTGTAGACCAAGCAATAAGAGCAATTAACGAAGGTCTTGAACTCCTGCTATCCACCTTTGATGTAGGGGCCATAGCCGAAGCAAAAATGCTATTGGGAAGAGCATTGGTTGAAAACGGCGATACAGCTAAAGGGCGAGAGTTATTGCAAGAAGCCATGCAATTTGCCGATTCATCGGGTCAGGCAAAATTGGTCAAAGAAGGCAGACTCGCTTTAGCGCAAGCCTATATGAAAGAGCAGAGTTTCGAATTAGCCTTAGAAGAGGCCCGCACGGGTACTATTGACGCGAGAAAAAATAGAGACCTTAGAGGACAGCTTAGTTTTCTGTCGTTACAGCTAAGCGCCTTTGTATCACTAGGCGAATTCAAAAAAGCCTTAGATATTCAATCTGTTATGCAGCAGTTGCGTGAGGTGCTACTTGATTCAGAAAACAAGTCTGCCATTGAAGGCCTGCAGGCTGAGATTGAGCTTGTGAGGCAATCTAGGACGTTGGAGAAACTGGAAGAGTCCAAGCAGCTGGCGTTAGCGCAAGCTGAGCGAGAAAACCTGCAGACGACTCTTTTTTGGAGTATATCATTAGCAGCGTTACTCTTGACGTTTTTAGTGTGGAGCCGCTACAAACAACGTCAGCAAACGATTATTTTGCGCCGAGAAGTACGCCAGCAAACACTAAATCTTCAAGAAAAAAATCAAGAACTGGAAAGAGCCTATAAAACGCTAGAAGAGGTAAGCCTGCGCGATCCGTTAACGGGTTTGTACAATAGGCACTACCTCGAATCGCAGCTTCCCGGTGAAATAAGGCGCAGCCAGTTCTCGGCAAAACAAAGCCCCAGTACAGGAAAGACGAAACAAGACTTACTTTGCTTACTTATTGATATCGACCACTTTAAGCGCATCAACGACGACTATGGGCATATTGCCGGCGATAAAGTGCTATCAGCGTTTGCCAATGTCCTCAAAGAGGTGTTCAGACAAACGGATTTAATTATTCGATGGGGAGGCGAGGAGTTTTTGGTGGTTTGTCGCCAATCTACTCGTGAAGAGCTCCCTGAGGTTGCCGAGCGCTGCCGAGAAATGGTCGCTAACACTCCTTTTGATATCGGCTTAGAAAAACCAATCAATATTACTTGTAGCATTGGCTTTTCGCTGCTTCCTCCAGATAGAGAGGAAGACTTTGATACCGCGTGGAAACGCACATTCGCCGTTATCGATTACGCGCTGTATGCCACCAAATTATCAGGGAGAAATGGATGGGTTGGCGTAATCGAAACGCTTAAAACTCCAAGGGAATACCCCACTCCACTAGATACGAAGTTTAATTTTCCTGGTTCGAGAATTGCCACATCGTTCAACAACGTGGCAAGTATCAAATGGCCGGAGACCCTCGAGAAATAG
- the prsR gene encoding PEP-CTERM-box response regulator transcription factor has protein sequence MTDTILVVDDDLGIQKQLKWSLTDYNVVFADDHTSAIAQLRRFEPKVVTLDLGLPPDPANASEGLRILHDIIALAPRTKVIVVTGNNDKQHALKAIDFGAYDFYQKPIDSDTIKLLVHRALNLSKLEHENSILARTRSGMSRIVGNSEAIQKVVRRAEKIANTDISTLLLGESGTGKEVFARSIHEHSPRKDKPFVAINCASIPENLLESELFGYEKGAFTGANKTTVGKIETAQGGTLFLDEIGDMPIGLQAKMLRFLQERVIERVGGRNEIPVDIRVICATHRDLQAMVAQETFREDLYYRVGEMPIMIPPLRERDQDIILLARTFLNIYREEFKAKAKSFSETAVNAMLAHKWPGNIREMQNKLKSAVIMAEGTVIQPDDLGLMPVDAHDEPETLNLREVREIAESRAIRRAYQKADKNMSKTAELLGVTRPTLYSLIDKYHMEDIKNSD, from the coding sequence ATGACCGATACCATTTTGGTAGTAGATGATGATTTAGGTATCCAAAAGCAACTTAAATGGAGTCTTACCGATTACAACGTTGTTTTTGCGGACGATCACACATCTGCCATAGCCCAACTCCGTCGTTTTGAACCTAAGGTTGTTACCCTAGATTTAGGGCTTCCGCCAGATCCAGCGAATGCGTCGGAAGGTTTGCGTATTCTTCACGACATCATTGCGCTAGCGCCTAGAACCAAAGTTATCGTTGTTACAGGTAATAACGATAAACAACACGCATTAAAAGCAATCGATTTTGGGGCATACGATTTTTATCAGAAGCCTATCGATTCAGATACCATCAAATTATTGGTGCACCGTGCGCTTAACCTGTCTAAGTTAGAGCATGAGAATAGCATTCTTGCCCGCACCCGTTCTGGCATGTCCAGAATAGTGGGTAACAGCGAAGCTATTCAAAAAGTGGTACGTCGCGCTGAGAAAATTGCCAATACCGACATAAGCACTCTGTTACTTGGTGAAAGTGGCACAGGTAAAGAAGTTTTCGCGCGCAGTATTCACGAACACAGCCCTAGAAAAGACAAACCTTTTGTTGCTATTAACTGTGCGTCTATCCCAGAGAACTTACTAGAAAGTGAGTTGTTCGGTTACGAAAAAGGGGCGTTTACTGGCGCGAACAAAACCACCGTCGGCAAGATAGAAACAGCACAAGGCGGAACACTGTTTTTAGATGAGATTGGTGATATGCCCATTGGTCTGCAAGCTAAGATGCTTCGGTTTTTGCAGGAGCGCGTGATCGAGCGCGTTGGTGGACGCAATGAAATTCCCGTTGATATACGCGTAATTTGTGCAACGCACCGCGATTTACAGGCTATGGTGGCGCAAGAAACGTTCAGGGAAGATTTATATTACCGTGTGGGGGAAATGCCGATCATGATCCCTCCTTTACGTGAACGAGACCAAGACATTATTTTACTTGCACGTACGTTCTTGAATATTTATCGCGAAGAATTCAAAGCTAAAGCGAAGAGCTTTTCAGAAACTGCAGTTAACGCCATGCTAGCCCATAAGTGGCCGGGCAACATTCGAGAAATGCAAAACAAGCTAAAGTCGGCGGTTATTATGGCTGAAGGTACGGTAATTCAACCTGACGATTTAGGCTTGATGCCTGTAGATGCTCATGATGAGCCTGAAACGTTGAATCTGCGTGAAGTGCGAGAAATTGCTGAAAGTCGAGCTATTCGCAGGGCCTATCAAAAAGCAGATAAGAATATGTCGAAAACGGCAGAATTACTTGGCGTCACTCGTCCCACGTTGTATTCGCTCATTGATAAATACCATATGGAAGACATCAAAAATAGCGACTAG